The following coding sequences are from one Buchnera aphidicola (Nippolachnus piri) window:
- the hscB gene encoding Fe-S protein assembly co-chaperone HscB yields the protein MQYIKNKINYFKLFKISQNFYINKKLLKKNFYKLQIKYHPDKINKNFFNILDKKINSQNINKGYQILKNDFKRAKYLLLLIAKKKIIKKTVNQKILIKQFELYEKIEHFKNLKNNFQKILIFILNLKKKIKKYFIKVNIEFEKKNILKIQNILHKLFFLKKILKKINFIYNKKKTDLIILKK from the coding sequence ATGCAATATATAAAAAATAAAATTAATTATTTTAAATTATTTAAAATATCTCAAAATTTTTATATTAATAAAAAGTTATTAAAAAAAAATTTTTATAAATTACAAATTAAATATCATCCTGATAAAATTAACAAAAATTTTTTTAATATTTTAGACAAAAAAATTAATTCTCAAAACATTAACAAAGGATATCAAATTTTAAAAAATGATTTTAAACGAGCTAAATATTTATTATTATTAATTGCTAAAAAAAAAATAATAAAAAAAACAGTTAATCAAAAAATTTTAATAAAACAATTTGAATTATATGAAAAAATTGAGCATTTTAAAAACCTTAAAAATAATTTTCAAAAAATTTTAATTTTTATTTTAAATCTTAAAAAAAAAATTAAAAAATATTTTATAAAAGTTAACATTGAATTTGAAAAAAAAAATATTTTAAAAATACAAAATATATTACATAAATTATTTTTTTTAAAAAAAATTTTAAAAAAAAT